In Numenius arquata chromosome 17, bNumArq3.hap1.1, whole genome shotgun sequence, a genomic segment contains:
- the RAB37 gene encoding ras-related protein Rab-37, producing MSGPGGETESGTPPAGSGDTPMGSGIPPALPQDYELAGKVMLLGDSGVGKTCFLLQFKDGAFLSGTFIATVGIDFRNKVVAVDGVKVKLQIWDTAGQERFRSVTHAYYRDAQALLLLYDITSRMSFDNIRAWLTEIHEYAQKDVVIMLLGNKADVSSERVVRTEDGASLAREYGVPFMETSAKTGMNVELAFLAIAKELKQRSVQPSDEPRFQIHDYIESQKKKSSCCAFA from the exons ATGAGCGGCCCCGGCGGGGAGACGGAGAGCGGGACccccccggcggggagcggggacacCCCGATGGGGAGCGGGATCCCCCCGGCGCTGCCCCAGGACTACGAACTGGCCGGCAAG GTGATGTTACTTGGAGACTCGGGCGTGGGAAAAACCTGCTTCCTGCTCCAGTTCAAAGACGGGGCCTTTCTCTCCGGGACCTTCATAGCCACCGTGGGCATAGATTTCCGG aacaAAGTGGTGGCTGTGGACGGCGTGAAGGTGAAGTTGCAG ATCTGGGACACGGCAGGACAGGAGCGTTTCCGCAGCGTCACCCATGCCTACTACAGGGATGCCCAAG ccctgctcctgctctacGATATCACCAGCAGGATGTCCTTCGACAACATCCGC GCCTGGCTGACAGAGATCCACGAGTACGCCCAGAAGGACGTGGTCATCATGCTGCTGGGCAATAAG GCTGACGTGAGCAGCGAGAGGGTTGTGAGGACAGAGGATGGAGCATCGCTGGCCAGG GAGTATGGTGTGCCTTTCATGGAGACGAGCGCCAAGACAGGCATGAACGTGGAgctggccttcctggccattgccaa GGAGCTGAAGCAACGTTCAGTGCAGCCATCGGATGAGCCCCGCTTCCAGATCCATGACTACATCGAGTCGCAGAAGAAGAAATCCAGCTGCTGTGCCTTCGCCTGA